A genomic window from Hyla sarda isolate aHylSar1 chromosome 8, aHylSar1.hap1, whole genome shotgun sequence includes:
- the LOC130284661 gene encoding CD5 antigen-like isoform X1 — protein MFYIFGDKNHLDCQSQPGRRSKIWNSCVPASVMGLEEDLLLQMLSVSQPYTKTRDTMEPSRLLLTVVVLLSSAPSAISDGIEEVKLVGGSNPCEGRLEVKIGGEWGTVCEDDWDEKNTDVLCRHMGCVPESGGEARVSSFGAGSGTVWLTSVTCNGQEETLNQCKYSVESGDICSHKKDIGVICAGEAEEIRLAGGAHKCEGRVEVKHRGRWGTVCGLDWYTSNALVVCRQLGCNVTNGLQVKAATFGAGTGKVWLSHVKCAGDEAGVWDCKHRMWGSGSCKHRDDAGVICSGDPQEIRLEGGSSACEGRLEVRHQGVWGTVCGDYWNDKDAAVVCRQLGCSASNGQIKATSFGPGTGTVWFSNVVCTGEEMNLWQCQHQMWGHPFCDHEQDVGVICAAWTSTDHTLTDCPKGYHRDDYFKGMNNQKRGKPEEVKLVDGKNECEGRLEVRHQGQWGTVCGYYWGVTEATVVCKQLGCGGSQEDDIQAKVANFGAGTGKVWLSHVRCSGDESTIWECNHPMWGINRCGHKHDVGVICEDKRTGLSSDFRLTNSSSGRVEMMSEHTGS, from the exons ATGTTCTACATTTTTGGAGATAAGAACCATCTCGACTGCCAATCACAACCCGGGAGAAGATCCAAGATCTGGAATTCTTGTGTTCCTGCCTCTGtgatgggtctggaggaggatttaTTGCTCCAGATGTTGAGTGTATCACAACCTTACACTAAAACCAGAGATACAATGGAGCCCAGCAGACTGCTCCTCACTGTGGTCGTCCTGCTGTCTTCTGCCCCCAGCGCCATCTCAG ATGGGATAGAAGAAGTGAAACTCGTGGGGGGATCCAACCCCTGTGAAGGGAGACTGGAGGTGAAGATTGGGGGAGagtggggcacagtgtgtgaagaCGACTGGGATGAGAAGAACACAGATGTGCTTTGTAGACATATGGGCTGTGTACCAGAATCCGGGGGTGAAGCTCGGGTGTCTTCATTCGGTGCCGGTTCCGGGACGGTCTGGTTGACCAGTGTGACCTGCAATGGACAAGAGGAAACTCTAAATCAATGCAAATATTCTGTCGAATCAGGAGATATTTGTAGCCACAAGAAGGACATCGGTGTCATCTGTGCAG GTGAAGCGGAGGAGATAAGGCTGGCTGGTGGGGCCCATAAGTGTGAGGGACGAGTGGAGGTGAAGCATCGGGGCCGgtggggcacggtgtgtggtctGGACTGGTACACAAGTAATGCCCTCGTAGTCTGTAGACAGCTGGGATGTAACGTCACCAATGGACTCCAGGTCAAGGCGGCTACATTTGGAGCTGGAACGGGCAAAGTCTGGCTCAGCCATGTCAAGTGTGCGGGGGATGAGGCTGGGGTCTGGGACTGCAAGCACCGGATGTGGGGAAGTGGATCGTGTAAACATCGAGACGACGCTGGAGTTATCTGCTCAG GTGATCCTCAGGAAATCAGACTTGAGGGAGGATCCAGTGCGTGTGAGGGGAGGCTGGAGGTGCGCCACCAGGGGGTGTGGGGCACTGTATGCGGTGACTACTGGAATGACAAGGATGCAGCTGTTGTTTGCCGGCAGTTGGGCTGCAGCGCCTCCAATGGCCAAATTAAGGCAACATCATTTGGACCCGGTACCGGTACGGTTTGGTTTAGTAATGtagtctgcacaggagaagagaTGAACCTGTGGCAGTGTCAGCACCAGATGTGGGGCCATCCCTTCTGTGACCACGAACAAGACGTCGGCGTCATATGTGCAG CTTGGACCTCCACTGATCACACATTGACGGACTGTCCTAAAGGTTACCATAGAGATGACTATTTTAAAGGAATGAACAACCAGAAAAGGG GTAAACCAGAGGAGGTCAAGCTTGTTGATGGGAAGAATGAGTGCGAGGGAAGGCTAGAGGTCCGTCATCAGGGGCAATGGGGCACAGTGTGCGGCTATTACTGGGGTGTCACAGAGGCCACTGTGGTTTGCAAACAGCTAGGATGCGGTGGCTCCCAAGAAGATGACATCCAAGCCAAGGTGGCCAACTTTGGAGCTGGAACCGGAAAGGTTTGGTTGAGTCATGTAAGATGTTCAGGAGACGAGTCGACTATATGGGAGTGTAACCACCCGATGTGGGGAATCAATCGTTGTGGACATAAGCATGATGTTGGGGTCATCTGTGAGGACAAAAGGACGG GTCTGAGCAGCGACTTCAGGTTAACAAACAGCAGTTCAGGAAGAGTCGAGATGATGtccgagcatactgggagttga
- the LOC130284661 gene encoding CD5 antigen-like isoform X2: protein MFYIFGDKNHLDCQSQPGRRSKIWNSCVPASVMGLEEDLLLQMLSVSQPYTKTRDTMEPSRLLLTVVVLLSSAPSAISDGIEEVKLVGGSNPCEGRLEVKIGGEWGTVCEDDWDEKNTDVLCRHMGCVPESGGEARVSSFGAGSGTVWLTSVTCNGQEETLNQCKYSVESGDICSHKKDIGVICAGEAEEIRLAGGAHKCEGRVEVKHRGRWGTVCGLDWYTSNALVVCRQLGCNVTNGLQVKAATFGAGTGKVWLSHVKCAGDEAGVWDCKHRMWGSGSCKHRDDAGVICSGDPQEIRLEGGSSACEGRLEVRHQGVWGTVCGDYWNDKDAAVVCRQLGCSASNGQIKATSFGPGTGTVWFSNVVCTGEEMNLWQCQHQMWGHPFCDHEQDVGVICAGKPEEVKLVDGKNECEGRLEVRHQGQWGTVCGYYWGVTEATVVCKQLGCGGSQEDDIQAKVANFGAGTGKVWLSHVRCSGDESTIWECNHPMWGINRCGHKHDVGVICEDKRTGLSSDFRLTNSSSGRVEMMSEHTGS from the exons ATGTTCTACATTTTTGGAGATAAGAACCATCTCGACTGCCAATCACAACCCGGGAGAAGATCCAAGATCTGGAATTCTTGTGTTCCTGCCTCTGtgatgggtctggaggaggatttaTTGCTCCAGATGTTGAGTGTATCACAACCTTACACTAAAACCAGAGATACAATGGAGCCCAGCAGACTGCTCCTCACTGTGGTCGTCCTGCTGTCTTCTGCCCCCAGCGCCATCTCAG ATGGGATAGAAGAAGTGAAACTCGTGGGGGGATCCAACCCCTGTGAAGGGAGACTGGAGGTGAAGATTGGGGGAGagtggggcacagtgtgtgaagaCGACTGGGATGAGAAGAACACAGATGTGCTTTGTAGACATATGGGCTGTGTACCAGAATCCGGGGGTGAAGCTCGGGTGTCTTCATTCGGTGCCGGTTCCGGGACGGTCTGGTTGACCAGTGTGACCTGCAATGGACAAGAGGAAACTCTAAATCAATGCAAATATTCTGTCGAATCAGGAGATATTTGTAGCCACAAGAAGGACATCGGTGTCATCTGTGCAG GTGAAGCGGAGGAGATAAGGCTGGCTGGTGGGGCCCATAAGTGTGAGGGACGAGTGGAGGTGAAGCATCGGGGCCGgtggggcacggtgtgtggtctGGACTGGTACACAAGTAATGCCCTCGTAGTCTGTAGACAGCTGGGATGTAACGTCACCAATGGACTCCAGGTCAAGGCGGCTACATTTGGAGCTGGAACGGGCAAAGTCTGGCTCAGCCATGTCAAGTGTGCGGGGGATGAGGCTGGGGTCTGGGACTGCAAGCACCGGATGTGGGGAAGTGGATCGTGTAAACATCGAGACGACGCTGGAGTTATCTGCTCAG GTGATCCTCAGGAAATCAGACTTGAGGGAGGATCCAGTGCGTGTGAGGGGAGGCTGGAGGTGCGCCACCAGGGGGTGTGGGGCACTGTATGCGGTGACTACTGGAATGACAAGGATGCAGCTGTTGTTTGCCGGCAGTTGGGCTGCAGCGCCTCCAATGGCCAAATTAAGGCAACATCATTTGGACCCGGTACCGGTACGGTTTGGTTTAGTAATGtagtctgcacaggagaagagaTGAACCTGTGGCAGTGTCAGCACCAGATGTGGGGCCATCCCTTCTGTGACCACGAACAAGACGTCGGCGTCATATGTGCAG GTAAACCAGAGGAGGTCAAGCTTGTTGATGGGAAGAATGAGTGCGAGGGAAGGCTAGAGGTCCGTCATCAGGGGCAATGGGGCACAGTGTGCGGCTATTACTGGGGTGTCACAGAGGCCACTGTGGTTTGCAAACAGCTAGGATGCGGTGGCTCCCAAGAAGATGACATCCAAGCCAAGGTGGCCAACTTTGGAGCTGGAACCGGAAAGGTTTGGTTGAGTCATGTAAGATGTTCAGGAGACGAGTCGACTATATGGGAGTGTAACCACCCGATGTGGGGAATCAATCGTTGTGGACATAAGCATGATGTTGGGGTCATCTGTGAGGACAAAAGGACGG GTCTGAGCAGCGACTTCAGGTTAACAAACAGCAGTTCAGGAAGAGTCGAGATGATGtccgagcatactgggagttga
- the LOC130284661 gene encoding CD5 antigen-like isoform X3, which yields MFYIFGDKNHLDCQSQPGRRSKIWNSCVPASVMGLEEDLLLQMLSVSQPYTKTRDTMEPSRLLLTVVVLLSSAPSAISDGIEEVKLVGGSNPCEGRLEVKIGGEWGTVCEDDWDEKNTDVLCRHMGCVPESGGEARVSSFGAGSGTVWLTSVTCNGQEETLNQCKYSVESGDICSHKKDIGVICAGEAEEIRLAGGAHKCEGRVEVKHRGRWGTVCGLDWYTSNALVVCRQLGCNVTNGLQVKAATFGAGTGKVWLSHVKCAGDEAGVWDCKHRMWGSGSCKHRDDAGVICSGDPQEIRLEGGSSACEGRLEVRHQGVWGTVCGDYWNDKDAAVVCRQLGCSASNGQIKATSFGPGTGTVWFSNVVCTGEEMNLWQCQHQMWGHPFCDHEQDVGVICAAWTSTDHTLTDCPKGYHRDDYFKGMNNQKRGIMATQEMDLNPHCSSGQPDLDHHWIPL from the exons ATGTTCTACATTTTTGGAGATAAGAACCATCTCGACTGCCAATCACAACCCGGGAGAAGATCCAAGATCTGGAATTCTTGTGTTCCTGCCTCTGtgatgggtctggaggaggatttaTTGCTCCAGATGTTGAGTGTATCACAACCTTACACTAAAACCAGAGATACAATGGAGCCCAGCAGACTGCTCCTCACTGTGGTCGTCCTGCTGTCTTCTGCCCCCAGCGCCATCTCAG ATGGGATAGAAGAAGTGAAACTCGTGGGGGGATCCAACCCCTGTGAAGGGAGACTGGAGGTGAAGATTGGGGGAGagtggggcacagtgtgtgaagaCGACTGGGATGAGAAGAACACAGATGTGCTTTGTAGACATATGGGCTGTGTACCAGAATCCGGGGGTGAAGCTCGGGTGTCTTCATTCGGTGCCGGTTCCGGGACGGTCTGGTTGACCAGTGTGACCTGCAATGGACAAGAGGAAACTCTAAATCAATGCAAATATTCTGTCGAATCAGGAGATATTTGTAGCCACAAGAAGGACATCGGTGTCATCTGTGCAG GTGAAGCGGAGGAGATAAGGCTGGCTGGTGGGGCCCATAAGTGTGAGGGACGAGTGGAGGTGAAGCATCGGGGCCGgtggggcacggtgtgtggtctGGACTGGTACACAAGTAATGCCCTCGTAGTCTGTAGACAGCTGGGATGTAACGTCACCAATGGACTCCAGGTCAAGGCGGCTACATTTGGAGCTGGAACGGGCAAAGTCTGGCTCAGCCATGTCAAGTGTGCGGGGGATGAGGCTGGGGTCTGGGACTGCAAGCACCGGATGTGGGGAAGTGGATCGTGTAAACATCGAGACGACGCTGGAGTTATCTGCTCAG GTGATCCTCAGGAAATCAGACTTGAGGGAGGATCCAGTGCGTGTGAGGGGAGGCTGGAGGTGCGCCACCAGGGGGTGTGGGGCACTGTATGCGGTGACTACTGGAATGACAAGGATGCAGCTGTTGTTTGCCGGCAGTTGGGCTGCAGCGCCTCCAATGGCCAAATTAAGGCAACATCATTTGGACCCGGTACCGGTACGGTTTGGTTTAGTAATGtagtctgcacaggagaagagaTGAACCTGTGGCAGTGTCAGCACCAGATGTGGGGCCATCCCTTCTGTGACCACGAACAAGACGTCGGCGTCATATGTGCAG CTTGGACCTCCACTGATCACACATTGACGGACTGTCCTAAAGGTTACCATAGAGATGACTATTTTAAAGGAATGAACAACCAGAAAAGGGGTATTATGGCAACCCAAGAAATGGACCTTAATCCCCATTGTAGTTCAGGTCAACCAGACTTGGATCACCATTGGATCCCACT GTAA
- the LOC130284661 gene encoding scavenger receptor cysteine-rich type 1 protein M130-like isoform X4 has translation MGCVPESGGEARVSSFGAGSGTVWLTSVTCNGQEETLNQCKYSVESGDICSHKKDIGVICAGEAEEIRLAGGAHKCEGRVEVKHRGRWGTVCGLDWYTSNALVVCRQLGCNVTNGLQVKAATFGAGTGKVWLSHVKCAGDEAGVWDCKHRMWGSGSCKHRDDAGVICSGDPQEIRLEGGSSACEGRLEVRHQGVWGTVCGDYWNDKDAAVVCRQLGCSASNGQIKATSFGPGTGTVWFSNVVCTGEEMNLWQCQHQMWGHPFCDHEQDVGVICAAWTSTDHTLTDCPKGYHRDDYFKGMNNQKRGKPEEVKLVDGKNECEGRLEVRHQGQWGTVCGYYWGVTEATVVCKQLGCGGSQEDDIQAKVANFGAGTGKVWLSHVRCSGDESTIWECNHPMWGINRCGHKHDVGVICEDKRTGLSSDFRLTNSSSGRVEMMSEHTGS, from the exons ATGGGCTGTGTACCAGAATCCGGGGGTGAAGCTCGGGTGTCTTCATTCGGTGCCGGTTCCGGGACGGTCTGGTTGACCAGTGTGACCTGCAATGGACAAGAGGAAACTCTAAATCAATGCAAATATTCTGTCGAATCAGGAGATATTTGTAGCCACAAGAAGGACATCGGTGTCATCTGTGCAG GTGAAGCGGAGGAGATAAGGCTGGCTGGTGGGGCCCATAAGTGTGAGGGACGAGTGGAGGTGAAGCATCGGGGCCGgtggggcacggtgtgtggtctGGACTGGTACACAAGTAATGCCCTCGTAGTCTGTAGACAGCTGGGATGTAACGTCACCAATGGACTCCAGGTCAAGGCGGCTACATTTGGAGCTGGAACGGGCAAAGTCTGGCTCAGCCATGTCAAGTGTGCGGGGGATGAGGCTGGGGTCTGGGACTGCAAGCACCGGATGTGGGGAAGTGGATCGTGTAAACATCGAGACGACGCTGGAGTTATCTGCTCAG GTGATCCTCAGGAAATCAGACTTGAGGGAGGATCCAGTGCGTGTGAGGGGAGGCTGGAGGTGCGCCACCAGGGGGTGTGGGGCACTGTATGCGGTGACTACTGGAATGACAAGGATGCAGCTGTTGTTTGCCGGCAGTTGGGCTGCAGCGCCTCCAATGGCCAAATTAAGGCAACATCATTTGGACCCGGTACCGGTACGGTTTGGTTTAGTAATGtagtctgcacaggagaagagaTGAACCTGTGGCAGTGTCAGCACCAGATGTGGGGCCATCCCTTCTGTGACCACGAACAAGACGTCGGCGTCATATGTGCAG CTTGGACCTCCACTGATCACACATTGACGGACTGTCCTAAAGGTTACCATAGAGATGACTATTTTAAAGGAATGAACAACCAGAAAAGGG GTAAACCAGAGGAGGTCAAGCTTGTTGATGGGAAGAATGAGTGCGAGGGAAGGCTAGAGGTCCGTCATCAGGGGCAATGGGGCACAGTGTGCGGCTATTACTGGGGTGTCACAGAGGCCACTGTGGTTTGCAAACAGCTAGGATGCGGTGGCTCCCAAGAAGATGACATCCAAGCCAAGGTGGCCAACTTTGGAGCTGGAACCGGAAAGGTTTGGTTGAGTCATGTAAGATGTTCAGGAGACGAGTCGACTATATGGGAGTGTAACCACCCGATGTGGGGAATCAATCGTTGTGGACATAAGCATGATGTTGGGGTCATCTGTGAGGACAAAAGGACGG GTCTGAGCAGCGACTTCAGGTTAACAAACAGCAGTTCAGGAAGAGTCGAGATGATGtccgagcatactgggagttga